TCAGACATGGGGCAGGATCAGTGAACTACATTAGGACTTAGCCTATCAACTAAAGAAATTATTTAAGTGAGCCAGTTCTGTGAAGAGTCTCCTCCATCTGTGGATAATGGCTCACGAAGGTTTAGTCGATCCCAATGCATTAGAaatctgtaaaaatgtattaaaataattgaTTAACACCAGTGTCATAGTCAAGTCATAATATGTCAATGTCTATGTCACTTAGGACTAGTCCGGGCCAAGCCCTAAGCTTAGTGCAACTTTGCACTTTGTTTGCTTAATACAATATAGCTGTAGCCTACCTGTTGTGTTAATGATGCTTAATGAAAAGTTGATGTATTGAGAATACAATTTAGTAAACTATTTAACTTACTTATAAATTAAGTTGACATAGTATGCAATCAGTTAACTAATTATACAGTTATAAAATAAACAGGATTGTATAGAGTAGGTGCTGTAGGAAACATTAGCCTCTGAGCTCCTTCCCATTGGACACAATTTAAATGTACAAGTCTCCACGTCAAAAAGAAAATTGACTTCAGTCAGTTTGAGACTCCTCCTTTGTGATTGAAATCATGTTCTCATGAAGCACTAAGGTGTTCCCAGTTATAGTCTGTCTACAGGACAGACTCTCCTGATCTGGGGTCATCATCTCCCTGAGCCTTTTCTGAGTCCAGCATCTTCTGGGAGACATCTCTCTCCTGGGCTTGAGCCTCCTGTCGCCTTCGGCGAGCCTCCACCCATGGGATGAGGCACAGCACAGCCCCACCCACCATTGGGGGGATGCCAGCAAGGTAGAAGGCCAGGTCATAGCTCTCAAGTCGGTCCCTCAGAAAGCCTGAAGCACACAGAAAATTATCTTAACCTCACCTAGTATCCTGAACAAAAAGCTCACTTACGAGCCTTGTCTCATATCATTGTTACTCAAATAGAGGTTACACATTTGAAAACAAATATGACCCATCAGCTATCCCATGTGATAATAGTATTAACCCCTATAAGAGAACAAACACTGTTTCTCTTTATGTAGGAAGGAACAAAAACATGGTGTAGTCAGATGGATCAACCAAATTTTTGTTTGTACAGCTGTACAGCTTTAGTGGGGTTACCTGCTATGGGGGGTCCTGCAGTCATGGGCACTGACATGAGGCCCAATAGGAAGCCAATGGCCTGAGACACGTCATCCGGCCCTACCAGCTCAAAGGCTATTGGTGCCATGATGCAAATGAAGCAACCATCGAAGAGCCCCATGAGCAGACAGACAGCAATGAGTCCCCCGAAGATATCACACAGAGGGATCATCATAGACATGACCCCAATTACCAGAAAAGAGGAGACCTGTGGCGCATATTAacatttgtttatgtattttagtgTGCATAAGACTGTATGAGTTTTAGGTTCTGTTTCACAAATTCATATCAAATGTTACCCAAACAACAATAGTTTTAGGTGGATTAATAATCTGAAGATGATAAATGTTATAGAAATGTCATAAATGTACACAATCTGCAACCCCCTCCAGCACCTTAACCCACTAtttgacaggttgccccagcagcaaGTGTATATGTTAACCTTAACTTACCCATAACCATTTAAAAAACACTGACAATAATACTTCTTTgatcatgtttttgtcatttttgtcaaaTAACATGCTAGTGAAATACTTAGCCACCAGTTTAGTGTGCATATGTCACCAGTTTAATGAATGTAGGCTACCATTAGCTAGTGATTTAGTGCATGTGTTAACTGATTATTCAGTTTGGTTTTACAAACACTCACTTGCAGGTAAACCTTGTTGACCCCGTGCACATAGTCAGCCACTCTACCAAAAATGAGTCGACCCACTCCGGATGTAATGCCTATACACATGAGCAGAACCTCTTTGTTGGCATCTTTACCAAAACGCTCCTCGACGTGCTTCATCTGTGAACACATGGGCACTTTGGGATTAGagatatgacaaaaatgtgtccaaatgcATGTCACATGCAGCTGTTCAATGTGACTGTTCTTCTGTGGATAAAGCATGCCCTGAATCTTTCTCCAGTGCACCAAGGTGAGCAGACACATATATAATTAGGTACACCTTATCAGTTTAGAACAATGTCTGGAAAGGAGTGCTTATAGACCTACAAGACGTTGCTCCTGTGACTGCTTACTACAAACTGTTTGAAAAGAGGAAGGCTGAGAGCTCCACAAATCAGCACTTCAACAGGAAGCACTCAGCAAATGTCAAGGAGCTAAAAACAAGTAGTGCATGTGTTTGGGCTTCCTTCCCTTTCTGCTTCAGCATTTGGGTCTTGGAAAATGTCATTAATGTGTGATTGTCATGTGAGCaacattaataattaataataacacaatgataGTTGGAATAATTATTATAGTGACTTCATCAATCTGCCATAAACATTAACACGTAAAATGTGACTATATATGTTGGATCAATGCTAAAGCAATTAGCCAGCGTGAACCTTGATTGCTGACGTGCGTCCTGCACTGCTGTGAAGTCTGAAATAACCAGTAGACTGAAACTCCTCTGGTTTGTTTTGATTGAGTGACTGTTGTGAAGCCTTTGGGTGACCTTTGCCTTGTCTTCAAAACATCTTCAcaccattgaaaaaaaaacatgacattgaGATACTGGGAACGAACAGCTGGAGAGCAGAGTGTTAGCTCTAAACTGCTGCTGTTTGGCAGGGGCCAAGTCACCACGTTCCCCAACACAACACCTGCTCCAGTCTCTCATGAGCTATGACTTGTATAAAAAGGAGCTTACCAAGTGAATATAAGGCACATAGTATCCGTAGAGTGCGGCTGGCACCCCGAAGGCCCAAATCCGATAACCAAGGGATTTCCAGATGTTGACATTGAAGAGCTGTCCCATGCGTGGACACCGGCTGCCAGTGCGCTTCTTGGTTTTCGCAGGCATGAGGGGTTTGTAGGTAAAGCCAGCTAATATGAGCACAAACATGAGGATGCAGAGGACTCGCATGGTGTGCTGACGGCCAACCTTCTCAAGCAGCCAAGAAAGAATGAAGGGCAAAGTGATGGTGAACAGACTGCTGCCTGCCGTCACTATGCCATTCACCAGGCCCAGGCGCTTCTTGAAGTAGTGCCCCAGGATCACCAGACTTGGCTGGTAGGCGAATGAGCAGCCACATGCAAACACTATTCCGTAAGTGAAGTACATGAAGCCCAGCGACCTgcagacacaaaaataaaccaagTTCTAGGGTTGCATAATTCTGGGAAGCTCCCTTTagaaatagataaaataaaaaacacaatttatattACTATTCAATCACATCAGAGAGGTTGCCTACTAAATGTGAGATCATATACTGAAGAATTCATGGTttggaaatagaaagtgagtAATATCTTACAGTCATGTCTcacatttttgtggtttaactTCAGGTTGAAAACTGAATGCCCTGAGCCCAATGGTGAGGAGCATTTGATAAGGTGTCATTTGTTGAGCATATATGTGAGGGCGGTTCAGGGGCTacctttgtgtgtgtgagggtaTGGATATTCTGACATGTAGAAGCAAGGACGTATAGAATCCCTGGAAATGAAGAGATGGTGCTAAACGGTTCTAGTCTCAGGACTTATGAGGCTGTCTGGGAGCTGATCCTAACACAGAGATGCTGATACATTCTGTTGAACATACTCAAATATTTAGCAGGGTAGAATTCCCACTGAAATACTGTACCTTAAATTGTACTAAAGCTCACAATATTCTTTATGTATAATATGAGACAGATAATGATGTGTGTGGCTTACGTGACAAAGGAGCTGGCAAGGAGTCCTACGAGTCCAACTGCAGCGCCACCAACAGCTGTGACCCGGCAGCCCAGCAGGTCGGTGAACACGCTCACAATTGGAGAACAGAAGAAGATCATGCCCATGGACAGGGAACCCACCCAggcttcacacaaacacacaccattaGAGTCACAAAATGTCAAATTGTCCAATCACAACCACCGTCCATTGCCTCCTGTGCTTAGGGGCCAATCAAATGCTCACTACGTATGTGACAGACACACAGGACAAGTTACTCAGCACTGGTACTCACTCACACAGGTACTAACAGGCTCATTATACTAGTACTACTTGCAGATACTGGGACTGAGTTTCCTCACATTAATCACACTTGAGTTGTTTATCTTTGTGGCTTTTTTTGTCCAGCTTTGTATTGTAGATGTCCTCAATGCAGGACAAGATGTCACATGGCCTGAAAATATGAAACAACAGGAAGGGCCCACCTTGCTCTGAATGAGTTCAGGGCAAGGCCTATAACATTTCAGTTTGAGTGTATATGAgcattactgctactgctcaCCACTtcccaaaatataaataactacTGAAGGAAGTGCTTTCTGACTTATTTATTGCATTCTCTAGCCAGCATCAAAAGCATGACCACATCAAGATTTTTTTTGAACAATTATGCATTActtgtacatttttacatacaataaataaacatgtatttattctcTAGAATATTTAAAATGGTGATCTCAGGGGTCTAAAAAAAGGGGAGGGCTTAAAAGCCTTTTTCTGTTTCAGTACAGTCACCATGGATTCCATCTGCTaatttgttttcttcttttgaAACATGACCAAAATATTTGGCACAAAAGGTGTCAGACCATTTTTCCAAGAAGCTTTATTATATCATGACTTTTTATGCCAACACTAACActatagtttagttttttttttatactgagCAGGTACAAGTTTTCTTCACAAACCTTTTGTTAAAATAAGGGATTTAAGTGTCCCACATTAACATTTATATTTGCTAGTGCCTGATACAATTGCACCAACAATGAATTGTGAATTTTGTCTTCAGTTTATTGACAGAGTTTTTCATAGTGATTTTTCAGTAGTTTGTTGATGCAATAGAATCTCTACAATCTTGTATCTCGTCTTATTGTCGTGAGAGCATCTGTGCACCAGGTTAACACTAAGGCCAAATTGGTGGTAGGACAGGTGCTGGGGTGCCATTAGTGTCACCCTGAGCAAACAAAGGGTGCATACACCAGAGACAGAGCAGCTCCACCACAGGTTCTATTGCTGAGCTAGAGTATCTACAGTGAACATAAACAGTTTAAACTTGTGAAAAGagacatatacattttatttttaggcaGTTTACATATAGGATAATAGGGATCAGCAGGTGAGTGAAaccttttttacaaaaaaaatattttgtatggaATTTGTAGTcagaacattttattaaaagcaCATATTATTCCAAACATTGTATATGAAAAATTAAATTCTCTCAATTGGACAAAAGgtttttttgagtgaagatgtttcactgctcatccaagcagtttcttcagttctggtcagattgctgatggacactgctttatatctatctgaagggaggagctacacTGTTTCccgtttgttggctaggtctttGATGTTTTATCCATCAGCAGtccaaccagaactgaagaagtcgcTCAGATGAGCAGTTAAGACTGCAGTGagtgttatattggagaaacaaaacagccactccataagaaaaTGTATCAATACAAGAGCAACTGGGGATCTCAATCTGGGGTATGgtgaagatagtgaagtacatatcttagccaaagaaaaaaaatggttggagagaggagttaaagaagcaatttttgttaagaaagacaatccatctttgaacaggaatgagggcctTAGACAACATCTATCTCCTATGtatacaactccatcctcagacctaaatctaaacaaggaagaCACTAGGGCTAAGCAGTATGTCAATAGGtttgagagcacccattaggggtctaaatgattatgcaaaaaacGTTCtgaccagttgacagatttgaatttttcttcgACTATTGATCACACCTAGGGATTACAGGTCCATAGTAAAAGATCATATTtggattacacaaacacactacaATATTACAGATTTTAGGCTTTTTTTCTTAGTGCATAGTTCTTAGAGGTGAAGATACAGAGTAGCAGCTTCTGCAAAAAATGAGTAATTTTAACTTCTTTTCTAAAACTACTAAATCCAACAATAAACTGATCCCAAATATCTAGCACTCATTTATAGAGAGGTCAAATATAATCACTTCTCCCAAATGTGTCCTCCTGCAGCTACAGTATCCTTGTTTTCTTTACCATTCTACATCATTCATCGCAAACACTTACAGGCCAACATAATTTAGAGCTAGTTCCAAATCAAGTTACAAGGGGGTAGAAGATTCAGGaaaggcatctggcataaataaaatctaatttattaGCCAAAGCGAAGACAGTGATCTCCTTTGTTGGTTGATTGGGTTGGAAAGAGGAACCATGACTAGAGATTGAGAACCCCCCAACGTACCCCGCTTGCTATGGGACAGTATGTAGTCTAGCTCTGGCCCCTCATAGTTCAGCCAAAGAGAAAGAATGTTCTGCTCGATACAGGGCGCAAATGAGAAGGTGGTGGGGGGAATATAATTTATGACTTTGCATAAAAGTGTGGAGGAAAACACATGCTCTGCTGCTCATACCCAGGCCTAAGGAGCTCCAGATGAGAGCTGTTAGTGGGGAGGGGAGTCAAGGGAGAGGGCAACGCTGCTTTTTGATTGGTGGAATCTTTGTCCGCCCCATTTCAGGTCCAAACTTAAGAGATGGTCCTAAACCACATCTGTCCATTCTAGTGGAAAGTGAATGCTTTGAAtgaaaggaggaggggaagggtGTCTCAAAAGCAATAATAAGTGTATAGTGATATTATAATAGTATAATAAGTGTCTGCATCTACATGAAGTTTTTGGGGCCATTTCTACTCAGGTGATGTGGGGTAATGAAGAATCGTCACATGCCGCTTTCTGGGTAAAATGCCAGCAATAAACTGTCAAAGATTTACTATTGTGTGAGCTACAGGGTCAAAGGGCAACATATCCACAGCCCCTGCAAGTGAGATCCACATTCTCATCCCTGATCTGCTGACCACAATCATAGCCCCGTTGCCAGAACCCCACCCACACCCCAACATCCATGCCTGCCATTGGATCATGGCATGTTTCTCTCTACCACATTGTGAGTTTTCACTCTGAtacacaaagaaaaagaaacatgatTCAAGTGTGTACAAAGTCAGTCCACATGTGCCTAAGAGCAAACACAGTGGTTCAAAGTGCATCCCATACACTTTTATTCTGGAGGGCAGGGTACAACCCTGCTCACTATCAACATACATATTCATGTGCACACCAGTGAGGCTGCAGGAAACACTAAAAGAATTCTAAATGAAAGATTTTAGACCCTCTTGTGTCACACACCATATGAAACATACTTTCTGGTCTCAGCATGAGCACACAGAGGCTGCTGGAAGCGTGCAGGTCTATGTCTGATACAGATGTCCATTCACTATCACAACAGACAACAGGCGAGGGAAGGAGGCACACAAGGGATGAATATTGTGGACTATGATCAGCTGATCACCAGCAGGTCCAAAAAGCAGTCCTCTAATAGATGGTCTCCTATTAACCATGTAGTACTAAAGGGCAGGTCTTATCAAGAAAGTCAAAACATGCAACCACTCATAATGTGCTCACACATTAATCCATTTCATTTGTGTTGGATACAATTAGATGGGGATTTGTTCAAGCTCTTCAGAAAGATGTAGCCTAGTTATTTAGAATTAGCAGTGTATGTAATGAATATAAACATGTATGCAGCATCTTACCATTACcataatatttcaaatgtcaattggtagtttttgttcttttttgttaaAATCTGATTTTGTTGGTGTTACTTGGCCCTTAGGGCCACCACAGGAGCCTGGACCACACTGGTGTTTATTTAGACCTTAGCCAAAGTAAACCTGTTGTGAAGAGCAGGTTCAAGGTTGAACGATAACACTCATCGCCTATGGGAAGCGATCGCAGTCTCTAATTTGATAATGGCA
This sequence is a window from Periophthalmus magnuspinnatus isolate fPerMag1 chromosome 24, fPerMag1.2.pri, whole genome shotgun sequence. Protein-coding genes within it:
- the slc16a10 gene encoding monocarboxylate transporter 10, with the translated sequence MTEGNGLPEHSAAQNEAPAGSSAEEKPEENGDGRVSVPGDEVTDPGAEKEFVHPEGGWGWVVMLSAMWCNGSVFGVQNAFGILFLSLLQEFGSEKDEDLRFKTAWVGSLSMGMIFFCSPIVSVFTDLLGCRVTAVGGAAVGLVGLLASSFVTSLGFMYFTYGIVFACGCSFAYQPSLVILGHYFKKRLGLVNGIVTAGSSLFTITLPFILSWLLEKVGRQHTMRVLCILMFVLILAGFTYKPLMPAKTKKRTGSRCPRMGQLFNVNIWKSLGYRIWAFGVPAALYGYYVPYIHLMKHVEERFGKDANKEVLLMCIGITSGVGRLIFGRVADYVHGVNKVYLQVSSFLVIGVMSMMIPLCDIFGGLIAVCLLMGLFDGCFICIMAPIAFELVGPDDVSQAIGFLLGLMSVPMTAGPPIAGFLRDRLESYDLAFYLAGIPPMVGGAVLCLIPWVEARRRRQEAQAQERDVSQKMLDSEKAQGDDDPRSGESVL